One window from the genome of Streptomyces sp. WZ-12 encodes:
- a CDS encoding acetyl-CoA C-acetyltransferase, whose translation MSTEAYVYDAIRTPRGRGKANGALHGTKPIDLVVGLIHEVRRRFPDLDPAAIDDIVLGVVGPVGDQGSDIARIAAIAAGLPDTVAGVQENRFCASGLEAVNMAAAKVRSGWEDLVLAGGVESMSRVPMASDGGAWFADPMTNFDTGFVPQGISADLIATIEGYSRRDVDEYAALSQERAATAWKDARFERSVVPVRDRNGLVVLDHDEHPRPGTTADSLAGLKPSFAAIGDAGGFDAVALQKYHWVEKIDHVHHAGNSSGIVDGAALVAIGSKEVGERYGLTPRARIISAAVSGSEPTIMLTGPAPASRKALTKAGLTIDDIDLVEINEAFAAVVLRFVKDMGLSLDKVNVNGGAIALGHPLGATGAMILGTLVDELERQDKRYGLATLCVGGGMGVATVIERL comes from the coding sequence GTGAGCACCGAAGCGTATGTGTACGACGCGATCCGCACCCCCCGCGGTCGCGGCAAGGCCAACGGCGCGCTGCACGGCACCAAGCCCATCGACCTCGTCGTCGGCCTGATCCACGAGGTGCGGCGGCGCTTCCCCGACCTGGACCCGGCCGCGATCGACGACATCGTGCTGGGCGTCGTCGGCCCGGTCGGCGACCAGGGCTCCGACATCGCCCGGATCGCCGCGATCGCCGCCGGGCTGCCCGACACCGTCGCCGGCGTACAGGAGAACCGCTTCTGTGCCTCCGGCCTCGAAGCCGTCAACATGGCCGCCGCAAAGGTCCGTTCCGGCTGGGAGGACCTCGTCCTGGCCGGCGGCGTGGAGTCGATGTCGCGGGTCCCGATGGCGTCCGACGGCGGCGCCTGGTTCGCCGACCCGATGACCAACTTCGACACCGGCTTCGTCCCACAGGGCATCAGCGCCGACCTCATCGCCACCATCGAGGGCTACTCCCGCCGCGACGTCGACGAGTACGCCGCGCTCTCCCAGGAGCGGGCCGCCACGGCCTGGAAGGACGCCCGCTTCGAGCGCTCCGTCGTCCCGGTGAGGGACCGCAACGGCCTGGTCGTCCTCGACCACGACGAGCACCCGCGCCCCGGCACCACCGCCGACTCCCTCGCGGGCCTGAAGCCCTCCTTCGCCGCCATCGGCGACGCCGGCGGCTTCGACGCGGTCGCGCTCCAGAAGTACCACTGGGTCGAGAAGATCGACCACGTCCACCACGCCGGCAACTCCTCCGGCATCGTCGACGGCGCGGCGCTGGTCGCCATCGGCTCCAAGGAGGTCGGCGAGCGCTACGGCCTGACCCCGCGGGCCCGGATCATCTCCGCCGCGGTCTCCGGGTCCGAGCCGACGATCATGCTCACCGGCCCCGCGCCGGCCAGCCGCAAGGCGCTGACCAAGGCCGGCCTGACCATCGACGACATCGACCTGGTCGAGATCAACGAGGCGTTCGCCGCGGTCGTGCTGCGCTTCGTCAAGGACATGGGCCTCAGCCTGGACAAGGTCAATGTCAACGGCGGCGCCATCGCCCTGGGCCACCCCCTCGGTGCCACCGGCGCGATGATCCTCGGCACCCTCGTCGACGAACTGGAGCGGCAGGACAAGCGCTACGGCCTGGCCACCCTCTGCGTCGGCGGCGGCATGGGCGTCGCCACCGTCATCGAGCGCCTCTGA
- a CDS encoding acyl-CoA dehydrogenase family protein: MKRQIFTEDHDAFRETVRTFLAKEVTPHYEQWEKDGIVSRDAWRAAGRQGLLGLAVPEEYGGGGATDFRYSAVLAEEFTRAGTPGFAIGLHNDIIGPYLTSLATDEQKRRWLPGFCSGEIITAIAMTEPGAGSDLQGIRTSAEDRGDHWVLNGSKTFISNGILADLVIVVAKTTPEGGAHGLSLLVVERGAAGFERGRNLDKIGQKSQDTAELFFNDVRVPKENLLGELNGAFVHLMTNLAQERLAIAIAGIAAAEHLLEITTGYVKEREAFGRPLAKLQHVRFEIAEMATECAVTRTFLDRCIADHSEGTLDAAHASMAKWWATELQKRVADRCLQLHGGYGYMTEYPVARAFTDGRIQTIYGGTTEIMKEIIGRSLLG, from the coding sequence GTGAAGCGCCAGATCTTCACCGAGGACCACGACGCCTTCCGCGAGACGGTGCGCACCTTCCTCGCCAAGGAGGTGACGCCCCACTACGAGCAGTGGGAGAAGGACGGCATCGTCAGCCGGGACGCCTGGCGGGCGGCCGGCCGGCAGGGGCTGTTGGGCCTGGCCGTGCCCGAGGAGTACGGCGGCGGGGGCGCCACCGACTTCCGCTACAGCGCCGTCCTGGCCGAGGAGTTCACCCGCGCCGGCACCCCGGGGTTCGCCATCGGGCTGCACAACGACATCATCGGCCCCTATCTGACCTCGCTCGCCACCGACGAGCAGAAGCGCCGCTGGCTGCCCGGATTCTGCAGCGGCGAGATCATCACCGCCATCGCGATGACCGAGCCCGGCGCCGGCTCGGACCTCCAGGGCATCCGCACCTCCGCCGAGGACCGCGGCGACCACTGGGTCCTCAACGGCTCCAAGACCTTCATCTCCAACGGGATCCTCGCCGACCTCGTCATCGTCGTCGCCAAGACCACCCCCGAGGGCGGCGCGCACGGCCTGAGCCTGCTGGTGGTCGAGCGCGGCGCGGCCGGCTTCGAGCGCGGTCGCAACCTCGACAAGATCGGCCAGAAGTCCCAGGACACCGCCGAGTTGTTCTTCAACGACGTCCGGGTCCCCAAGGAGAACCTCCTCGGCGAGCTCAACGGGGCGTTCGTGCACCTGATGACCAACCTCGCCCAGGAACGGCTGGCGATAGCGATCGCCGGGATCGCCGCCGCCGAGCACCTGCTGGAGATCACCACCGGCTACGTCAAGGAGCGCGAGGCGTTCGGCCGGCCGCTGGCCAAGCTGCAACACGTCCGGTTCGAGATAGCCGAGATGGCCACCGAGTGCGCGGTCACCCGCACCTTCCTCGACCGCTGCATCGCCGACCACTCCGAGGGCACCCTCGACGCGGCGCACGCCTCGATGGCCAAGTGGTGGGCCACCGAGTTGCAGAAGCGGGTGGCCGACCGGTGCCTGCAACTCCACGGCGGGTACGGCTACATGACCGAATACCCCGTCGCCCGGGCCTTCACCGACGGCCGCATCCAGACCATCTACGGAGGGACGACCGAGATCATGAAGGAGATCATCGGCCGCTCCCTGCTCGGCTAA
- a CDS encoding MgtC/SapB family protein, with the protein MSQLSSALFDVRAGQGLRQFAELAIALLLSSLIGLEREARQKSAGLRTHTLVGVGSALFMEVSIHGFSSMLGIEGVALDPSRVAAQVVSGIGFIGGGLIFVRKDAVRGLTTAATIWLTCAIGMACGGGLPLLAIGATAVHFLIVRGFSKVSERITSGTALDRIELRLTYQTQRGLLGRMLELCTGSGFRVTDVQVETAPADVSMAAEVLLRMEGSGSAHPLVEALTELDGVRGVALGRHDDSTE; encoded by the coding sequence ATGTCACAGCTCTCTTCCGCACTGTTCGACGTCCGCGCCGGGCAGGGACTGCGCCAGTTCGCGGAGCTGGCCATAGCCCTGCTGTTGTCCTCGCTGATCGGGTTGGAGCGCGAGGCCCGGCAGAAAAGCGCCGGGTTGCGCACCCACACCCTCGTCGGCGTGGGCAGCGCTCTGTTCATGGAAGTGTCCATCCACGGCTTCAGCTCCATGCTCGGCATCGAGGGCGTGGCGCTGGACCCCTCCCGGGTCGCCGCGCAGGTCGTCTCCGGCATCGGCTTCATCGGCGGCGGCCTGATCTTCGTGCGCAAGGACGCGGTCCGGGGACTGACCACGGCCGCCACCATCTGGCTGACCTGCGCCATCGGGATGGCGTGCGGCGGCGGGTTGCCGCTGCTCGCGATCGGCGCGACGGCGGTGCACTTCCTCATCGTGCGCGGCTTCTCCAAGGTGTCGGAGCGCATCACCTCGGGCACGGCCCTCGACCGGATAGAGCTGCGCCTGACCTACCAGACACAACGGGGGCTACTGGGGCGGATGTTGGAGCTGTGCACCGGCAGCGGGTTCCGGGTGACCGACGTCCAGGTGGAGACCGCCCCGGCAGACGTCTCCATGGCGGCCGAGGTGCTGCTGCGCATGGAGGGCAGCGGCTCCGCGCACCCCCTGGTCGAGGCGTTGACGGAACTCGACGGCGTCCGCGGGGTGGCACTGGGGCGGCACGACGACAGCACGGAGTGA
- a CDS encoding CaiB/BaiF CoA transferase family protein, translating to MTESGNGPLSGVRVVELAGIGPGPFAAMLLADLGADVVRVDRPGGAGLGIDPASDLTNRNKRSVLVDLKQPAGVAKVLDLVERADVLIEGYRPGVAERLGVGPEPCLARNPCLVYGRMTGWGQQGPLAGTAGHDIGYIAITGALGMIGPPDGPPVIPANLLGDYAGGSLYLVIGVLAALQHARAEGGAGQVVDAAIVDGTAHLTAMIHGMLAAGGWQDRRGANLLDGGAPFYGAYETADGGYMAVGALEPRFYAEFVRLLGIEDEVPGRDDPAAWGALRTAIAGRFRTRTRDEWTAVFQESDACVAPVLSLREAPEHPHLASRGTFTEHAGLTQPAPAPRFSATPGTLRRPPARPGADTEEVARDWRVPSLTAPDAGPRDTERKEAAH from the coding sequence ATGACGGAGTCAGGCAACGGCCCGCTCAGCGGCGTGCGGGTGGTGGAGCTCGCCGGCATCGGCCCCGGCCCGTTCGCGGCCATGTTGTTGGCCGATCTGGGCGCCGACGTCGTCCGGGTGGACCGGCCCGGCGGCGCCGGGTTGGGCATCGATCCGGCGTCCGACCTCACCAACCGCAACAAGCGCTCGGTGCTGGTGGACCTCAAGCAGCCGGCCGGGGTCGCGAAGGTCCTCGATCTGGTCGAGCGCGCCGACGTCCTGATCGAGGGGTACCGCCCGGGCGTGGCCGAGCGGTTGGGCGTCGGGCCCGAGCCCTGCCTGGCTCGCAATCCCTGTCTGGTCTACGGCCGGATGACCGGCTGGGGCCAGCAGGGCCCGCTCGCCGGCACCGCCGGGCACGACATCGGGTACATCGCCATCACCGGCGCCCTCGGCATGATCGGCCCGCCCGACGGCCCGCCCGTCATCCCCGCCAATCTGCTCGGCGATTACGCCGGCGGCTCGCTCTATCTCGTCATCGGGGTCCTCGCCGCGCTCCAGCACGCCCGCGCCGAGGGCGGCGCGGGCCAGGTCGTCGACGCCGCCATCGTCGACGGCACGGCCCATCTGACGGCGATGATCCACGGCATGCTGGCGGCCGGCGGCTGGCAGGACCGGCGCGGCGCCAATCTGCTCGACGGCGGCGCGCCGTTCTACGGCGCGTACGAGACCGCGGACGGCGGCTATATGGCCGTCGGCGCGCTGGAGCCGCGGTTCTACGCCGAGTTCGTCCGCCTCCTCGGCATCGAGGACGAGGTCCCGGGGCGGGACGACCCCGCGGCCTGGGGCGCGTTGCGCACCGCCATCGCCGGCCGCTTCCGGACCCGCACGCGGGACGAATGGACCGCCGTCTTCCAGGAGTCCGACGCCTGTGTGGCTCCCGTGCTCTCGCTGCGCGAGGCCCCCGAGCACCCGCACCTCGCCTCCCGCGGCACCTTCACCGAGCACGCCGGCCTCACCCAACCCGCCCCCGCGCCCCGCTTCTCCGCCACCCCCGGGACGCTCCGCAGACCTCCCGCCCGCCCCGGCGCGGACACCGAAGAGGTCGCCCGCGACTGGCGCGTCCCCAGCCTCACCGCCCCGGACGCCGGCCCGCGCGACACCGAGCGGAAGGAGGCGGCCCACTGA